From the Juglans microcarpa x Juglans regia isolate MS1-56 chromosome 3D, Jm3101_v1.0, whole genome shotgun sequence genome, the window CAACTTACACTTGAGCATGGGCGTTTcaaaaagtagagagaaaaatttaaattgccGTTATCTAGAACGCTGCTGAAGTACCAATCTAAGCAGTAGTCTCTCTTCAACTAAGCCAACTAGAATGCGAATAGGTCCAGTAcaaggaaatgaaaatgattttgtatttttttttttttttttttttaacctcctCAGTTTTCGCAGAACCAGTGAAGGTTTAGTCACAAGATTCAGCTGCATTAAACCTTTCTTCCTTGATGGATGAAACAGGACCAAATTATGCTTTATTAAGGAAGCTTGTTCCTGAAGAAGTGGTGGAGAAAATCAGTTTTGTCACTTTTATCTCAGCTTTATTAAGGGAGCTTGTTTGTTGAATAATTGACGTAAACTTTGAAGTTTTGTCACTTCTATCTCAGTTTTATCTTTACTTTTCAATGCCAAAGCAACACTCGAGAAATCACTATCCTTTTGCTTTCCTAAAATTTTGTCAGTAACCAAACAGAGCAAATACCAACTGAAAGTCAAAACCCCCTATGTCCCACTCTCAGAGAGAGTGCTTACTCAGATCCTCCTTGTCGAGAATCTCGAATTTCTTACGGAAGTACTTCCGAATGACTTCTCCGGCGGCGTCGGCGACCTTGTTCGCGACCTCGGAAAAGCGATCAATCTCGAAACCTTGAAAGTCTAGTTGTTGAACCGCACTGGCGACGCCATTGGAGAGGCTGGAGTTGGAGGCCATTGCGACGGGTGGCACGATAGAGATAGAGGAAAACGAAGATTGGGGGGTTCGGTGAATGAGAGAGAGGTGGTGGGAATGGAATGGGACTGGAAGTGGTAATGGAAGGGTTGGAAAGAAGGAGAGGAATAAAGGGTTTGGGAGACAAGGCCGGACTGTAGGATCATCACCACAGAGACCAGGAGAGGGAAAACAAGCCTTTTATATACGCAGAGGGAGAATACAGACACTCGGGGAGAGATGGGAGACGGTGGAGACCGAGGACAAAACAACGTACGGTAAAGATTATTAAAACGATTCCAACAAATCCGTTTAGGACACAGAGATTTGATTCTAATTGCCTCAACAAATCAGAATATGTTTAGGGGACATTACTTTCGTCTATTCATTCCTTGCAAAATGTCAATACAATAGTCGTCGTCGTTACTTAGGTCTTTCCGTTTACATCGTGGGCTGCCGATCGACACCAACACAAACCCTGCAGCCACAACGCCATCAGAACATTGGCAACAGCGTGGAAAAGTTCTATGCCGATTTGGGTGCATTTCTGTGTCATACCCAACTCTCACATAAAGGCTATTGTCACCTTTCCAAAAGCCATGACTCAAGACGATGAGTCTGCGCAACAGAGATAGTGGGGAACCTTCTGTAAACGTGAAAACCATGACATTTACATCAATGACAATTGCTTCTTACATCACAGGACCACACGTTCGCCCTCTCAGATTGGATGCACTTCCCTTTTGCTTGCTTGCACCCGTGTATCTCATAAAAGATTTACGATACCTTTTCCAAAAAGTCATGACCATGCATCCACCCAGAAACAGAGGGAGCAGAGGGTGGAATAGTTACCTCATTAGAACCTGATAATACCTTCTCTCATGTCAGATATCTAGCTTTCAGGGATATTAATGTAGTTTTTGGGGGCTCAAAATTGATATTAATGTTCGATTTCAATATTCTCACGTATAGGCAGGTTGATATATGTATAGTGGCCAAGtaattatcattatttcctATTATTACAGAGTCGACTGAGTATTTGAGATACACAAAAGTAGAACATTAAAACAGAGTTTTAACAAAATCTATTACATGTCGATGCACGCAGTTTATATCCCCCCCTTATAAATTAATTGGTGACACAAATCCACGGCTCAAACTCTTTTGCacaaaagaaatctaaaacACGATGCACACCTCGACAAGAAACAAAGTTACAGACAGAATTTAGATGGccatttacatatatatatatatatatattatataatatatatcatgagtTTTCTAAGTAGTGCTATGATGGCCAGGCAatttttccttgattttctCCATCATACTTTTCTTCTCGTGCTCCTGGTGTTCATAAGTTCCAGGACTGCTGGATATAGTGGTTGTGGCTGTGCTAGTAACGGTAGTGGTGGGTGAGTGCTCATCCTGCTTTCCACCAGTCAACTTCTcctttattttctcctttattcCCTTCTTCCTCCTGACACCTTGTCCATGATCATCACCGGACTGCAATATTGCAACAAACAGGAAtagatgacaaaaaaatatcatgtttatttaatcagttaaatatatttcattgcGACTAGTGAAAATGCAAAAAGTAATGAGATTCGTTTTAACAGCCAAAAGCTGAACTTGCATTACCTGCTATTagtatcatttcaatttttcatctcaggctgatttcaacaaattttaaaaaatgaattcgCGTATACATACATTAATAAATGGAGAATCTTGTGATAAGGTAGCATTGCTATCTaagtttttgaattatttttaaaaaattaagagatcatctaaaagtgaaaaaaatactaGATTTAAACTGAGATGAAAGTGTAATTTTAATCTACTGATTGCATTAGTAAATGCTTGATATAAGTCTATGatattaattacaaactctttgaaaaaagatctaacataaagaaataaataatttttatgaatggatatattttttttaaaaaaaaattgtatgtcCTAAATTTTGTAggaatcattttttatttagaaaatagcTCACCGAGCTGGAGCTACTGGAACGAGAAATGGCCTCCTCATGCTGCTGCCCCTGCTGGCCATGCTCTCCTGCACCAGTCCAGCGGTAGGTTCAGCTTCAGTTGCAGGGTGCGTTTCGGCCTCGACAGTCATGACAGCCACACCTTTAAGTTGCATGGGTTGCCCACGTTCATCGGTTAACTCGACCGGGTTTCCATGTTCGTCAGTGAGCTGAATCGGGTTGCCACAATCGTCCGTATTTCAGCCATTTTGTATTAACGAGTACGGAACAAAGGCTTTGAGCTGCTTCTTTTTAAATGCATGGTAGATGAATAACGGTGGAGAAGATCAagttcgtatttttttttttttttttttttttttttgctttttgcaTGTAACAGGGATTTGACCAGTGTCCTTAATGGTTGCCAAAGAGACGAAGAAACACTGCCACGCTAGCCACGAGAAAGGCACGCGTTCCTCTCTGGTGCGACAAATGTTTACGGCTCTGGCTTTTGGGTAAGGATGAATCCTCTGCGAGGAGAAATATCAAATAACGTTTGCATGACTGGATTATGCAACTCGGATAAGTCATTCGCAAGAAAGCATAaggttcaagaaaaaattaagctTCAAACCGGTTAAGGTGTAAAGAAGTTTACACCATTCAATGGAAAGAGAACACGTaagctttttattttgtttaccGTGAGTGCGACTGTAGACTATTACCCTCTGTCCTGTCTCATTCTCCACAATCCTCTCTGCATTTCGgttgttttattcctttctctaggtttcctctctctctctctctctccagcccATCTTTGGTTCTCTCTCCAGTCAATGGAATCGGTTCATGAATCTACGTATATATCTCATCAAACCAAGGCTATCAAGTCCGTAAAAAAGGTTCTCAAGTGAGACAAATTATTAATTCTGGACTCGTTAATTCATCCctgtaaaatcttaaattgtTGGTGCTTTTCAATGAAGTCAAGCTCCATTGTTCATAAATAATTAGTTGTTAGGCGACATGGGTCCCCGTGAATTTCAGTCTAAATGAACACttcaaacttatttttcttaaccCTTTTTCAGTTCacatttttttgatatatatgcACAAAGATGTGCTCCATGAGCATAGGTTGCAGCATCTGGCAGCCATGGCTAGGCTCAATGCATGTACCTATGATTCAGTGAAGGCCGCTAGGGAGATTGAGGTTAAGGTTCCTCACTTCGGCCTGAGGAGAGATATGGGGGCCGAGAATCAGGGTCGTTAATCAGACCTTCGGGTtcggaggagagagagaaagaggtgaAAGAGTCGATGGGGGTGGGGGAGATGATACAGGGGAGGGGAGAAACCTACAACTAATTCCATTTTTTCTCCAcaacaattatattttacatttccTAAAATTCATACGTGTCAAGCTATGATTGGATGGTATAAAACTCTATTTTCCACCTAACCCTGCTCCAGGCGCTCCCAAGGTTCAAGAGGTTTTTACCATGAATGGACGCATGTTATTGTTCGGAAACTTTTCAATGCAGTCAAAGCGACAGAGAGggctttatttttgtttccaatTTTCGCGTGTGAGCTGACCTGATAGAGAAGTTATTGACAGTGTGATTGGAAAGAAATAAGGCATAGAGAAGATGACGTGATTTCAtgactttacaataaaaataactttacaatttgacgtatcATAATAAATCATGtcttttgtgaatttattttttgtataatttctttgtagttaaaatattttccttcctTTTAAGATTGAAAGAAATGCTTATAAAATGGATAGCATTATAGGAGAGCTCGTCTAAAGGTGgtaagaaagaagaggaaaatggTAGGAACAACCACACAACTCCTCACCCgtttaaaaatatcttcaaacaACCCTTACCTAAACTCAGAGCTCTACGTTTTGTCATTAACATCAAgaataaatttatcataatGCTTCTATACCACACACCATCCTAAGTAACTCTGTAGGGTTTTGATAAATCATCATCAAGTATGATAAAAGTAGTGTAGTACATCGACAGGAAAACGAATCATAAGCCTATTGCCTAGAAAATACCACACCATCTTCCACTAGTGCACACGGGTAAGTGGGCATGATATTGTTTTTGGCAGATCCATACAGAAGCTCATCTGGATCAATT encodes:
- the LOC121254313 gene encoding LOW QUALITY PROTEIN: embryogenic cell protein 40-like (The sequence of the model RefSeq protein was modified relative to this genomic sequence to represent the inferred CDS: inserted 1 base in 1 codon), which gives rise to NTDDCGNPIQLTDEHGNPVELTDERGQPMQLKGVAVMTVEAETHPATEAEPTAGLVQESMASXGQQHEEAISRSSSSSSSGDDHGQGVRRKKGIKEKIKEKLTGGKQDEHSPTTTVTSTATTTISSSPGTYEHQEHEKKSMMEKIKEKLPGHHSTT